One window from the genome of Natrialba magadii ATCC 43099 encodes:
- the rdgB gene encoding RdgB/HAM1 family non-canonical purine NTP pyrophosphatase: MAIRFVTGNDGKAREARAYLDGIEAVEQVPYDYTEIQSDSLEEIAIQGAEEAHAELEGEDPILVGDTGLFVDALGGFPGPYSAYVEDTVGVERLWRLVEPEDNHRARFKTVLGFTDGERTETFEGTLAGTIVSPRGDDGFGYDPIFEFNGQTLAEMDIEEKNAISHRGRALATFSDWYADQ, from the coding sequence ATGGCTATCCGCTTCGTCACCGGAAACGACGGCAAGGCGCGCGAGGCGCGGGCCTACCTCGACGGCATCGAAGCCGTCGAGCAGGTCCCCTACGACTACACCGAAATTCAGAGCGACTCGCTCGAAGAAATCGCGATTCAGGGAGCCGAAGAAGCACACGCGGAACTCGAGGGCGAGGACCCGATCCTGGTCGGCGACACCGGCCTGTTCGTCGATGCGCTCGGCGGCTTCCCGGGGCCGTACTCGGCGTACGTCGAGGACACTGTCGGCGTTGAACGCCTCTGGCGACTCGTCGAACCAGAGGACAACCACAGAGCACGATTCAAGACGGTACTCGGCTTCACGGACGGCGAGCGGACGGAGACCTTCGAGGGGACGCTCGCGGGGACCATCGTCTCCCCGCGGGGTGACGACGGCTTCGGCTACGATCCGATCTTCGAGTTCAACGGGCAGACCCTGGCCGAAATGGACATCGAGGAGAAGAACGCGATTTCCCACCGCGGGCGGGCGCTGGCGACGTTCTCAGACTGGTACGCAGACCAGTAA
- a CDS encoding DUF7384 family protein yields the protein MANHSRGDADHPDPARVVADSSVLAADLFVDGDARRALDLVRSHSWIALVASDHLLAATEELVAALADPDLAAAHRDRLESDRVAVDHPDDDHPALASAYRGEAAHLLSYDERLNSAKAGLSMQPRLSISVRTPDAFAAVFDPEKLYPAVEEGPYPGPDCNPRE from the coding sequence ATGGCTAACCACTCCCGAGGGGACGCGGACCACCCCGATCCGGCCCGCGTCGTCGCGGATTCGTCCGTCCTCGCCGCCGACCTGTTCGTCGATGGCGACGCTCGCCGAGCGCTGGACCTGGTCCGCAGTCACTCCTGGATCGCCCTCGTCGCCAGCGACCACCTCCTCGCGGCGACCGAAGAACTCGTCGCCGCCCTCGCGGACCCCGACCTGGCGGCCGCACATCGGGACCGACTCGAGTCCGACCGCGTCGCGGTGGACCACCCCGACGACGACCATCCGGCGCTGGCCTCGGCCTACCGTGGCGAGGCGGCGCACCTGCTCTCCTACGACGAACGGTTGAACTCCGCGAAGGCGGGGCTGTCGATGCAGCCGCGGCTCTCGATCAGCGTACGCACGCCGGACGCGTTCGCGGCGGTGTTCGACCCTGAAAAGCTGTATCCCGCAGTTGAGGAGGGGCCGTATCCGGGACCGGACTGTAACCCTCGCGAGTAG